A region of Pleionea litopenaei DNA encodes the following proteins:
- the uvrA gene encoding excinuclease ABC subunit UvrA, whose translation MDSIEVRGARTHNLKNINLKLPRDQLIVITGLSGSGKSSLAFDTLYAEGQRRYVESLSAYARQFLSLMEKPDVDHIEGLSPAISIEQKSTSHNPRSTVGTITEIYDYLRLLFARVGTPYCPTHHIALEAQTVSQMVDLVLAQPEGTKLMLLAPVVRNRKGEHVQLFQELQAKGFVRARINNEVYDLASPPKLDLHKKHTIEVVVDRFKVRKDLQQRIAESFETALELAEGLAQIHFMDGEKDDLLFSAKFACPECGHSLTELEPRLFSFNNPAGACPECDGLGVDNFFDPERVIHNSELSLAGGAIRGWDRRSIYYYHMLKSLAEHYDFDIEAPFDDLPKKIQKVILYGSGRTSIEFNYVNDRGDIYVRNHPFEGVIPNMQRRYRETESQAVREELSKYMTHQACPSCEGTRLRTDARSVLIKNKGLPDITSMPIGDSYGYFEKLKLTGAKGKIADKILKEILARLGFLVNVGLEYLTLERSADTLSGGEAQRIRLASQIGAGLVGVMYVLDEPSIGLHQRDNDRLLKTLTHLRDLGNTVIVVEHDEDAIRTADHIVDIGPGAGVHGGEIIAEGNYEKICKSRKSLTGQYLSGKKEIAIPKKRHAFDAEKTFQLFGATGNNLKKVDLEIPVGLFTCVTGVSGSGKSTLINDTLYPIAARLLNRAESISPAPHSKHQGIEHFDKVVDIDQSPIGRTPRSNPATYTGIFTPIRELFSGTQEARARGYKPGRFSFNVKGGRCEACQGDGVIKVEMHFLPDVYVPCDVCKGKRYNRETLEVQYKGRNIHEVLELTVEDAREFFDAVPAIARKLQTLMDVGLSYIRLGQAATTLSGGEAQRVKLSRELSKRDTGQTLYILDEPTTGLHFHDVNQLLAVLHRLRDHGNTIVVIEHNLDVIKTADWIVDLGPEGGNKGGEIIATGTPEDVAKSKVSHTGRFLKPLLKAKASKAK comes from the coding sequence ATGGATAGCATTGAAGTACGGGGTGCACGCACTCATAACCTGAAAAATATCAATCTTAAACTCCCGCGCGACCAATTAATCGTCATTACTGGGCTATCTGGCTCAGGAAAGTCGTCACTGGCCTTTGATACGCTGTATGCCGAGGGTCAACGCCGCTATGTCGAATCTTTGTCTGCTTATGCGCGGCAATTCTTATCCTTGATGGAAAAACCCGATGTCGATCACATCGAAGGATTATCGCCGGCTATTTCAATTGAACAAAAATCAACCTCTCATAATCCACGATCAACGGTTGGAACCATCACCGAGATTTACGATTATCTACGCCTGTTGTTTGCGCGTGTTGGAACCCCCTACTGCCCAACCCATCACATTGCGCTTGAAGCTCAAACCGTCTCGCAAATGGTTGACCTGGTGTTAGCACAACCAGAAGGCACCAAACTGATGTTACTTGCGCCAGTGGTTCGCAATCGCAAGGGCGAGCATGTGCAACTCTTTCAAGAGTTACAAGCTAAAGGGTTTGTTCGCGCAAGAATCAACAACGAAGTTTACGATTTAGCCAGTCCACCTAAATTGGATTTGCACAAAAAACACACCATCGAGGTAGTGGTCGATCGGTTTAAAGTTCGTAAAGATTTACAGCAGCGTATCGCCGAATCGTTTGAAACCGCACTCGAGCTAGCTGAAGGCTTAGCGCAAATTCATTTTATGGATGGCGAGAAAGACGACCTCTTGTTCTCTGCGAAATTTGCTTGCCCAGAGTGTGGCCACAGCTTGACCGAGCTAGAGCCGCGACTTTTTTCTTTTAATAATCCTGCCGGTGCGTGTCCAGAATGTGATGGTCTCGGTGTTGATAACTTTTTTGATCCTGAGCGGGTTATTCACAATTCAGAATTATCATTAGCCGGCGGTGCCATTCGTGGTTGGGATCGTCGCAGTATTTATTATTATCATATGCTTAAGTCGTTAGCAGAACACTACGACTTTGATATCGAAGCTCCGTTTGATGATCTGCCAAAGAAAATTCAAAAAGTCATTTTGTATGGCAGTGGCCGCACCTCCATAGAGTTTAACTACGTCAATGATCGCGGTGATATCTATGTGCGTAACCATCCGTTCGAAGGCGTTATTCCTAATATGCAGCGCCGCTATCGAGAAACCGAATCACAAGCCGTACGCGAAGAGTTAAGTAAATACATGACGCATCAGGCTTGCCCGAGCTGTGAAGGTACTCGATTACGAACCGATGCGCGAAGCGTATTAATTAAAAATAAAGGACTTCCCGATATTACCTCAATGCCCATCGGTGATAGTTATGGCTATTTTGAAAAGCTAAAATTAACCGGGGCGAAAGGAAAGATCGCCGATAAAATCTTAAAAGAAATACTGGCTCGTCTTGGCTTTTTGGTCAATGTGGGATTGGAATATCTAACTCTAGAGCGATCGGCTGATACTCTCTCTGGTGGTGAAGCGCAACGTATTCGCTTGGCCAGTCAAATTGGCGCAGGGTTAGTCGGTGTTATGTACGTACTCGATGAACCTTCGATTGGTTTGCACCAACGCGACAACGATCGCTTGTTAAAAACCCTGACCCACTTACGCGACTTAGGCAACACCGTTATTGTGGTCGAGCATGACGAAGATGCTATTCGTACCGCCGATCACATTGTTGATATTGGGCCAGGTGCTGGCGTTCATGGTGGTGAAATAATTGCTGAAGGTAATTACGAAAAAATTTGTAAGAGTCGAAAGTCGCTTACTGGACAATATCTATCGGGTAAAAAAGAAATCGCCATCCCTAAAAAGCGTCATGCTTTTGATGCGGAAAAAACCTTTCAATTGTTTGGCGCAACGGGCAATAACTTGAAGAAAGTCGACTTGGAAATTCCTGTCGGTTTGTTTACGTGCGTTACTGGCGTTTCAGGCAGCGGAAAGTCAACGTTAATTAACGATACGCTTTACCCCATAGCCGCTCGATTACTCAATCGAGCGGAATCAATTTCACCCGCGCCACATAGCAAACATCAAGGCATAGAACACTTCGACAAAGTGGTCGATATTGATCAGAGCCCTATTGGTCGAACCCCTCGATCAAACCCTGCCACTTACACCGGAATCTTTACTCCAATTCGAGAATTATTTTCGGGAACTCAAGAAGCACGGGCTCGCGGGTATAAACCTGGACGTTTCAGTTTTAACGTTAAAGGTGGACGCTGTGAAGCGTGTCAAGGCGATGGTGTTATTAAAGTAGAAATGCACTTTTTGCCCGACGTTTATGTACCTTGTGATGTGTGTAAAGGCAAACGTTACAATCGAGAAACCTTAGAAGTTCAATACAAGGGCCGCAATATTCACGAAGTATTGGAACTCACCGTTGAAGATGCCCGTGAGTTTTTTGATGCTGTGCCAGCCATCGCAAGAAAACTTCAAACGCTAATGGATGTCGGCTTGTCTTATATTCGATTGGGTCAAGCAGCAACGACACTATCCGGTGGTGAAGCGCAACGGGTTAAACTGTCCCGCGAATTGAGTAAGCGTGACACTGGGCAAACACTCTACATTCTCGATGAGCCGACCACAGGATTGCATTTTCACGATGTCAATCAACTGCTCGCGGTACTCCATCGATTGCGCGATCATGGAAATACCATCGTGGTGATTGAACATAACTTGGATGTGATCAAAACCGCGGATTGGATTGTTGATCTAGGCCCAGAAGGTGGTAACAAAGGTGGAGAAATTATTGCAACCGGTACACCAGAAGACGTTGCAAAATCTAAAGTTTCACACACGGGTCGTTTTTTAAAACCGTTACTTAAAGCCAAAGCCTCAAAAGCCAAATAA
- a CDS encoding YegJ family protein produces MNLKVLIFLLMTLPLSAADVIEKAEKDEVFLIEKDNPDMLQAYKKARSSLHTFLAKYEQSTAKDAFFIKVKITENDNTEYFWLNPITIKGDNSFVGSLSNEPQLVTNVVYGESISFSKADIYDWMYYENNKMYGNFTACALLKKESKEQREAFMQAYGLSCEN; encoded by the coding sequence ATGAATCTAAAAGTATTAATCTTTCTACTGATGACTTTGCCTTTATCGGCTGCTGACGTGATCGAAAAAGCGGAGAAGGATGAAGTTTTTCTTATTGAAAAAGATAACCCTGATATGTTGCAGGCCTACAAAAAGGCTAGGAGTAGCCTACACACTTTCTTAGCAAAGTACGAACAGTCCACTGCCAAAGACGCTTTTTTCATAAAAGTTAAAATTACAGAAAACGACAATACTGAATATTTCTGGTTGAATCCAATTACGATCAAGGGTGATAACTCGTTTGTCGGTTCTCTTAGTAATGAACCTCAACTCGTGACCAATGTGGTCTATGGTGAAAGCATCAGTTTTTCAAAAGCCGATATATATGATTGGATGTACTACGAAAACAATAAAATGTACGGCAACTTTACCGCGTGTGCGCTGTTAAAAAAAGAGTCGAAAGAGCAACGTGAAGCCTTTATGCAGGCCTACGGATTAAGTTGTGAAAACTAA
- a CDS encoding CPBP family intramembrane glutamic endopeptidase, with protein MIGIILLAASWGILKWRQQSIRVLGFNHPLRRLNESVTGVTIAGCFAASQYLLVGHWKDFEWIANPELNVSLVLESLRWNFNSVVYEELIFRGVLLWFLIQAIKENRACLISALCFGGYHWFSYGIWGQWVNMIYVLLLTGGFGFIMAKSFAITRSVFTPIALHFGWNLVTNSLFSNGPIGRQWLVPSETPEIVLTTIQQLIFAIGIPILFIVFCLWVLRWYRQYLSRVDKTPIESK; from the coding sequence ATGATAGGAATTATCTTACTGGCTGCCTCATGGGGTATTCTGAAATGGCGTCAACAATCAATACGAGTTCTAGGATTTAACCATCCTTTACGCCGCTTAAATGAATCTGTGACCGGAGTAACGATTGCAGGCTGTTTCGCCGCCAGCCAATACTTACTCGTCGGGCACTGGAAAGACTTTGAGTGGATTGCCAACCCTGAACTAAACGTTTCTCTTGTGCTAGAAAGCCTTCGCTGGAACTTTAACTCCGTTGTTTATGAAGAACTTATATTTCGCGGAGTATTGTTGTGGTTTTTAATTCAAGCGATTAAAGAAAATCGAGCTTGCTTAATTTCGGCACTGTGTTTTGGTGGTTACCATTGGTTTTCTTACGGCATTTGGGGTCAGTGGGTTAATATGATCTACGTACTCTTATTAACCGGAGGATTCGGTTTCATAATGGCAAAATCATTTGCCATCACTCGCTCAGTATTTACCCCGATTGCACTTCATTTCGGTTGGAACTTAGTGACCAATAGTCTTTTTTCAAATGGTCCCATTGGCCGTCAATGGTTAGTGCCTAGCGAGACACCGGAGATAGTATTGACCACGATTCAACAATTGATTTTTGCCATCGGTATTCCTATCTTATTTATTGTCTTTTGTTTATGGGTTCTTCGATGGTACCGTCAATATTTAAGCCGAGTTGATAAGACTCCTATCGAAAGCAAATGA
- a CDS encoding helix-turn-helix transcriptional regulator codes for MAKLLPIINGVKNLREERGMTQGELGEAVGVTRQTIAAIEQRRYSPSLETAFRIAREFNVGFEQVFSWDEESE; via the coding sequence ATGGCGAAATTATTACCCATCATTAACGGTGTAAAAAATTTACGCGAAGAGCGGGGCATGACTCAAGGTGAGCTTGGAGAAGCCGTTGGTGTGACTCGACAGACCATTGCGGCCATTGAGCAACGTCGTTACTCACCATCGTTAGAGACGGCATTTCGAATTGCAAGAGAGTTTAATGTGGGATTCGAGCAGGTGTTTTCTTGGGACGAAGAAAGTGAATGA
- a CDS encoding carboxymuconolactone decarboxylase family protein, whose translation MKNFPEHFKELNVWMEKLGAEIPEAMQGFATLHEASIKSGALDSKTKELIALGIAITVRCDGCISFHVHDALQAGATKNEIAETVSVAILMGGGPSVVYGIEALQALSQYEEQGL comes from the coding sequence ATGAAAAACTTTCCAGAGCACTTTAAAGAACTAAACGTTTGGATGGAAAAGCTTGGCGCGGAAATTCCTGAAGCTATGCAAGGTTTTGCGACTTTGCATGAAGCAAGTATTAAGTCAGGTGCGTTAGACAGTAAAACCAAAGAATTGATCGCCTTGGGCATTGCTATTACGGTTCGCTGTGATGGTTGCATTTCCTTTCATGTTCACGATGCGTTGCAAGCCGGAGCCACTAAAAATGAAATTGCTGAAACAGTCTCGGTCGCTATTCTTATGGGCGGAGGGCCATCGGTAGTGTATGGCATTGAAGCATTACAAGCTCTGAGTCAGTATGAAGAACAGGGGCTGTAA
- a CDS encoding energy transducer TonB, whose translation MKLAFLTLLSLLLLSCASKPTYEYREAPSIDASSMTAAIPVKLDNLQYPKKAARNGVEGWVYFEFELNESGEPRNIKVLDSHPEYIFVREATKSIRKWQFKKFPGIEKYRYLLEFKIAN comes from the coding sequence ATGAAACTTGCATTTTTAACCCTTTTGTCTCTTCTTTTACTTTCTTGTGCTAGCAAACCGACTTATGAGTACCGAGAAGCTCCCTCGATTGACGCTTCGAGTATGACTGCTGCCATTCCAGTGAAGTTAGATAACCTTCAGTATCCAAAAAAGGCAGCCAGAAATGGAGTGGAAGGCTGGGTCTACTTTGAGTTTGAGTTAAATGAATCGGGTGAACCAAGAAATATCAAAGTGCTTGATTCGCATCCAGAGTACATATTTGTCAGAGAAGCAACCAAGTCTATTAGAAAGTGGCAATTTAAGAAGTTTCCTGGGATCGAAAAATATCGATATTTACTGGAGTTTAAGATCGCAAACTAG
- the katG gene encoding catalase/peroxidase HPI: protein MSNDSHGKCPVMHGGNTRMGSAGTQNKDWWPNQLNLKILHQNDQKSNPLGESFDYREAFKSLDLAAVKADLAEIMTDSKDWWPADYGHYGPFMIRMAWHAAGTYRTGDGRGGASTGNQRFAPLNSWPDNANLDKARRLLWPVKQKYGNKLSWADLFILAGNVALETMGFKTFGFGGGREDIWEPEEDIYWGAEDTWLGNERYSGKRDLENPLAAVQMGLIYVNPEGPDGNPDPVASGQDVRDTFARMAMNDYETVALTAGGHTFGKCHGAGDAANVGPEPEAAEIHEMGFGWTSQYGKGNGRDTITSGIEGSWTPNPTQWDNGYFDVLFGYEWELSKSPAGAHQWVAKDLAADHHAPDVEDASKKVGIMMTTADMSMREDPEYRKISEHFHKNPEEFADAFARAWFKLTHRDMGPKSRYLGPEVPEEDLIWQDPIPTVDHPLIDDADIEVLKQKILASDLSLSELVYTAWSSASTFRGSDCRGGANGARIRLAPQKDWAANQPAQLDKVLNALTSIQEAFNSAQSNGKKVSLADLIVLGGNAAIEQAANDAGSKISVPFAPGRTDATDEQTDAESFDVMEPIADGFRNYLKPNLAVSAEELLLDRAQLLTLTAPEMTVLIGGLRALNANYEQSSHGVLTSTPGQLNNQFFVNLLDMDIQWQPTSKEAELFEGIDRATKNKKWSATRVDLVFGSNSQLRAIAEVYGAQDANDKFVKDFVNAWVKVMNADRFDLD from the coding sequence ATGAGCAACGACAGCCACGGTAAATGTCCAGTGATGCACGGTGGAAACACTCGAATGGGCAGCGCCGGAACTCAAAATAAAGATTGGTGGCCGAATCAACTGAACTTAAAAATCCTTCATCAAAATGATCAAAAATCGAATCCTCTTGGCGAATCGTTTGATTATCGCGAAGCTTTTAAATCGCTCGACCTTGCTGCCGTAAAAGCTGATCTCGCTGAGATCATGACTGATTCTAAAGATTGGTGGCCGGCCGACTACGGACACTACGGTCCTTTTATGATTCGAATGGCTTGGCACGCGGCTGGCACTTACCGAACCGGCGATGGTCGTGGCGGAGCATCAACTGGCAATCAACGCTTTGCTCCTCTAAACAGTTGGCCAGACAACGCCAACCTCGACAAAGCTCGAAGATTACTTTGGCCCGTAAAACAGAAATACGGCAACAAACTTTCGTGGGCCGACCTATTTATTCTCGCTGGAAACGTTGCTCTAGAAACCATGGGATTCAAAACCTTTGGATTTGGTGGTGGTCGCGAAGATATTTGGGAACCGGAAGAAGATATCTATTGGGGTGCCGAAGATACCTGGCTTGGCAACGAGCGCTACAGTGGCAAGCGCGATTTAGAAAACCCCCTCGCCGCTGTTCAAATGGGGCTTATCTATGTAAACCCTGAAGGTCCAGATGGCAACCCCGATCCTGTGGCATCAGGACAAGATGTACGCGACACCTTCGCTCGAATGGCAATGAACGATTATGAAACCGTTGCTCTAACTGCCGGAGGCCACACCTTCGGAAAATGTCACGGTGCTGGCGATGCAGCCAATGTCGGGCCTGAGCCAGAAGCGGCAGAAATACACGAAATGGGATTCGGTTGGACCAGTCAATATGGCAAGGGTAACGGCCGCGATACGATTACTAGCGGCATAGAGGGCTCTTGGACACCCAATCCGACTCAATGGGACAACGGTTACTTCGACGTATTATTCGGATACGAGTGGGAACTGAGTAAAAGTCCTGCGGGAGCGCACCAATGGGTCGCTAAAGATCTGGCCGCAGATCATCACGCACCCGATGTCGAAGACGCTAGCAAAAAGGTCGGCATTATGATGACCACCGCTGATATGTCGATGCGTGAAGATCCTGAGTATCGAAAAATTTCTGAGCATTTTCATAAAAATCCAGAAGAATTCGCCGATGCTTTTGCCCGCGCATGGTTCAAACTGACCCATCGCGACATGGGCCCAAAATCGCGTTACTTAGGTCCTGAAGTTCCCGAGGAAGATTTGATTTGGCAAGATCCCATTCCGACGGTTGATCATCCGTTAATCGACGATGCCGATATTGAAGTGCTGAAGCAGAAAATTTTAGCGTCTGATCTTAGCCTCTCGGAGTTGGTTTACACGGCTTGGTCATCAGCATCCACCTTCCGAGGTTCTGATTGCCGCGGTGGAGCCAATGGCGCTCGAATTCGTTTGGCACCGCAAAAAGATTGGGCAGCGAACCAACCCGCGCAATTAGACAAAGTTTTAAACGCTTTAACCAGCATTCAAGAAGCTTTTAATAGTGCACAGAGCAATGGCAAAAAAGTATCGCTGGCCGACCTCATCGTTCTCGGAGGGAACGCTGCCATTGAACAAGCTGCGAACGATGCGGGCTCAAAAATCAGTGTACCTTTTGCACCTGGTCGCACCGATGCTACTGACGAGCAAACCGATGCAGAATCATTCGATGTTATGGAACCTATCGCCGATGGTTTTAGAAATTACTTAAAGCCAAACCTAGCGGTATCTGCAGAAGAGTTGTTATTGGATCGCGCACAATTGTTAACGCTAACAGCGCCTGAAATGACCGTATTGATTGGCGGGTTACGTGCGCTCAATGCAAACTATGAGCAATCTTCACACGGCGTGCTGACATCGACTCCAGGTCAATTAAATAATCAGTTTTTTGTCAACTTACTAGACATGGATATTCAATGGCAACCCACCTCAAAAGAAGCCGAGTTGTTTGAAGGCATTGATCGAGCAACCAAAAACAAAAAGTGGAGCGCAACACGGGTGGATCTCGTATTTGGTTCTAATTCACAACTAAGAGCCATTGCCGAAGTTTATGGAGCACAAGACGCTAATGATAAGTTTGTTAAAGACTTCGTCAATGCTTGGGTAAAGGTTATGAATGCCGACCGATTTGATTTGGATTGA
- a CDS encoding fibronectin type III domain-containing protein produces MSQLFSSSFSFRSQWMLIVVFFIAFSHMGVEAKKGGVKAQANPAPELVVHAPTDGSTLVAGEPITFSASATDPQEGNLNHWINWHSNVNGWLGIGGEISRTLSEGTHRLTVHVTDSDGNRAQQILTLNVTAYVNQAPTLSLLEPTYAATYYEGDSLVFAATAGDVEDGDLSDSVTWSSNLDGFIGQGNGFSGALSVGEHIITAMVQDSHGASVEQTTQVTVLALEVAAPQLTVLSPIAGNSYDSAQAVIFQATADDAQQGNLNHWINWHSNLNGWLGIGGEISKVLKVGTHRITAHVTDSDGNRSQSIFEIIVAAGATVNQLPSLSVASPLAGSSHDSGSVVTLQASANDAEDGDLSASIEWVSNRDGLLTVGGYFQTTLSDGEHTITVTVTDSDGASRSESFSITMVAVQNNGGQATVHWVAPTENTDNSALTNLSGYRVYFGDSMNNVKAQSVWVDASNTQVTIDGLSQGVTYYFSVVAVNDEGLESDLSNVASKTIQ; encoded by the coding sequence ATGAGCCAACTTTTTTCTTCTTCTTTCTCTTTCCGCAGTCAATGGATGCTGATTGTTGTTTTCTTCATCGCATTCAGCCACATGGGAGTGGAAGCGAAAAAAGGCGGCGTTAAAGCGCAAGCCAATCCTGCGCCTGAGTTGGTGGTTCATGCCCCAACCGACGGCAGCACCTTGGTGGCTGGTGAGCCAATCACCTTCTCAGCCAGCGCCACTGATCCTCAAGAAGGCAACTTAAATCATTGGATCAACTGGCATTCAAACGTGAACGGCTGGTTAGGCATTGGTGGCGAGATCTCTCGCACTTTGTCAGAAGGCACTCACCGTTTAACGGTGCATGTGACCGATTCAGACGGCAACCGAGCGCAACAGATTTTAACGCTTAACGTCACCGCGTACGTGAACCAGGCACCGACCTTGTCATTGCTTGAACCGACTTACGCAGCGACTTACTACGAAGGGGACAGCCTTGTCTTCGCGGCCACCGCGGGTGACGTTGAAGACGGCGACCTCAGTGATTCGGTTACCTGGTCTTCAAACCTTGATGGTTTTATTGGTCAAGGCAACGGCTTTAGCGGTGCCCTAAGCGTGGGCGAGCACATCATCACCGCCATGGTTCAAGACAGCCATGGTGCGAGTGTCGAGCAAACCACACAGGTGACCGTATTAGCACTTGAAGTGGCCGCGCCACAGCTGACAGTGTTGTCACCGATTGCTGGCAACAGCTACGACAGTGCGCAAGCGGTGATTTTCCAAGCGACCGCTGACGATGCGCAACAAGGTAACTTAAACCACTGGATCAACTGGCATTCGAACTTAAACGGTTGGTTGGGCATTGGTGGTGAAATCAGCAAAGTATTGAAAGTAGGCACGCATCGCATTACGGCGCACGTGACTGACTCAGATGGCAACCGCAGCCAATCGATCTTTGAAATCATCGTCGCGGCGGGAGCAACAGTAAACCAGCTACCGAGCTTAAGTGTTGCGTCACCCTTAGCGGGCAGCAGCCACGACAGCGGCAGTGTGGTGACCTTGCAAGCATCAGCGAACGATGCGGAAGACGGTGACTTAAGCGCGAGCATTGAGTGGGTGTCGAATCGTGATGGGTTATTGACGGTGGGTGGTTATTTCCAAACTACGTTAAGCGATGGTGAGCACACCATTACAGTCACCGTGACCGACAGTGATGGCGCTAGCCGCAGTGAGAGTTTCAGCATCACCATGGTGGCGGTACAAAATAACGGTGGGCAAGCCACGGTACATTGGGTCGCACCGACGGAAAATACCGACAACAGTGCATTAACCAACTTAAGTGGCTACCGCGTGTATTTCGGAGACAGCATGAACAACGTAAAAGCGCAGTCGGTGTGGGTGGATGCAAGCAACACGCAAGTGACCATCGACGGCTTAAGCCAAGGCGTTACTTACTACTTCAGTGTGGTGGCGGTGAATGATGAAGGGTTAGAAAGTGACTTATCGAATGTCGCGAGTAAAACCATTCAGTAA